A genomic region of Paramormyrops kingsleyae isolate MSU_618 chromosome 19, PKINGS_0.4, whole genome shotgun sequence contains the following coding sequences:
- the faxca gene encoding failed axon connections homolog isoform X3, with product METYLRMVDLPYQNYFDGKLSPQGQMPWIEYNHEEVSGTEFIIDFLEEKLGVDLNKSLNPQERAVSRAITKMVEEHFYWTIAYCQWVDNLEETQKMLAVTGPLSDLLKWILSHLTGGIVRREMYGHGIGRFSKEEVYTLMEKDMRTLATLLGEKKYIMGPKLSTLDATVFGHLAQAMWTLPGTRPERLIKGELINLAMYCERIRRKFWPEWYVDIDDFYYDGSSESSASPSRLLDFSLYSRTETFGEEVSGNSLPDSHSPDTDGTGHSLFDSELDSEASDHEALKC from the exons ATGGAAACCTACCTGCGTATGGTGGATCTGCCTTATCAG AATTACTTTGACGGGAAGCTGTCCCCTCAAGGCCAGATGCCTTGGATCGAGTACAACCATGAAGAGGTGTCAGGAACTGAGTTCATCATCGACTTCCTGGAGGAGAAGCTGGGCGTGGACCTTAACAAGAGCCTGAACCCCCAGGAGAGGGCCGTGTCCCGTGCCATCACCAAGATGGTGGAGGAGCACTTCTACTG GACCATCGCATACTGCCAGTGGGTGGACAACCTGGAAGAGACTCAGAAAATGCTGGCGGTTACTGGGCCGCTAAGTGACCTCCTGAAGTGGATCTTGAGTCACCTGACCGGTGGCATCGTGAGGCGGGAGATGTATGGTCATGGTATTGGACGCTTCTCTAAGGAGGAGGTCTACACCCTGATGGAGAAGGACATGCGGACGCTGGCCACACTGCTGG GAGAAAAAAAGTACATCATGGGACCAAAACTGTCAACGCTAGACGCCACTGTGTTCGGCCACCTCGCCCAGGCCATGTGGACACTGCCTGGCACGCGGCCAGAACGGCTCATTAAAG GCGAGCTCATTAACCTGGCCATGTATTGCGAGCGGATCCGTCGTAAGTTCTGGCCCGAGTGGTACGTGGACATTGACGACTTCTATTACGACGGCTCGAGCGAATCCAGCGCCTCACCATCCAGACTGCTGGATTTTAGCCTGTACTCCCGGACCGAGACCTTCGGGGAAGAGGTGTCCGGGAACAGCCTGCCCGACTCGCACTCACCCGACACGGACGGCACCGGCCACTCGCTCTTCGACTCTGAGCTGGACTCGGAGGCCTCTGACCACGAGGCGCTGAAATGTTAA